The segment TCAGATTGGGGGTAAATCCATGCGTTCTATATGGTCTGGGTATTTGATGTTTGGAACTATTCTTATCCCGGTCAGATCCTATGCTGCAAGTGGAAATCTTCACGTAGATTTCCATCTGGTGCATAAAACTGATTGTGGACGGGTTAGATATAAAAGGGTGTGTGAAAAAGACGGTGAAGAACTTAAGCCTGAAGATATATCCAAGGCTTATTTTATTGCGGAAGAGTGTTTACAATTTACCGAAGAGGAAATTGAAGCATTGAAACCACGGGATAACAAGATAATGACCATTGAAGGATTCTGCAATTTAGAGGAAATACCTACAGTGGCTATGAGCCGCCCATACTACTTGGGCACTGGGAAGATGCAGAAAGGAAGTCTTGGAGGGGAAAGTTTCCAGTTATTGAAGAAAGTCATGGAAAAAAGTGGCAAAGTTGCGGTAATCAGGTGGGTATCACACACAAATGAATATCTTGGCATGTTGCAAGCATATGAAAAAGGTTTCCTACTCAAACAACTTCTATACGAAGAACAAGTACGCACTATAGACCAAATAGAAGTTGTAGATAGTGATGTTGACCAGGAACTATTGGAAATGGGTTTACATGTTGTTGAAAAGTTTAGTTTTGATTTTGACTGGAGTAAATACACTGAGACCTACACCAAAGAAGTGAGAAAGCTCATTGAAAAGAAAGCTTTAGGTGAAGAAATAGAAGAAGCCGAAGCAAAATTAGCAGAAACCAGGTCTCTAGAAGCAGAACTAAAAAAGATGCTCGGTGAGATCTAAAATGATAGAACCCATGCTGGCACAGCTCACACACTCACCACTCGAAATAAAAGGAACATGGCTTCTAGAACCTAAATACGATGGAGAAAGGATAATAGCAGAATCCCATAGGGGAAAGATTAGTCTGTGGACCAGACGACATGTAAATGCTTCCAACAAATTTCCAGAAGTAGTGGAAGCCCTAAAAAACATCAAAAATGACGATTGGATACTGGACGGTGAGATAACAGTTAAAGGTGGCTTCCGCCAGCTACTAAAGCGCAACGTTGAAGATCCCCTCAAAATCAAAATATTATCACAGAAGATCCCCGCAAAATACAACGTATTCGACATTCTAAAAAGGAATGGAAAGGATATATTAAACAAACCGTTGATCGAACGTAAGGCAGAACTAATCAGAATATTACCAGCCCATCCAAGACTGGAATTGGTACCATTCCATGAGGTCCAAAAGTCTACCATTGAACAGATCTTTGAGGATAGGGTAAGGGAAGGTTACGAAGGAATCATTCTTAAAGATGCTTACTCCCACTATGATTCAGGTAAAAGGCCTGGGACATGGCTTAAACTCAAAAGGGAAGACACCATTGATGTGAACATCATCGGAGCAACCAAAAGCCAGAGCAGCCTACCCTTCGGAGCCCTGATCATGGAGAGGAACGACAAATACTTCGGAAAAGTTGGAACAGGATTCAGTGAACAGGAACAAAGGGAAATCCTAAACATACTCAAAGAACATTGCGCCCCTCTCCAAATTGAAGTCCCAGAAAAATTAAAAAAACAAATATTAATCACCAGCAAGCCCTTAACAGCCGAAATCCGAGTAAACGAGATATACAAAGAATCACCCCGTGCACCAGTCTGGGTAAGGTTCAGATGGCAATGATTAACTAATAATATTGTTACAATATTAAATCTTCTCTTATTTCCATTATTATTTTAATCCTTAGATATTCTTTGTCTTTTTAAAGCTTCCAGGGAGGTGAAAAATTGATAGGAAAAAGACATGGGATAATGTTTTTTTAATGCTGGTCTAATACCTTTAATTAGGTCATATGAATCTTATATCCACACTAAAAATAACAAATAAAAAGATTCCAATCATAGTACTATAATTGAAGTTTAGTTGGTAGGTTCATCGTCCATACCAGATTGTATAGATCCGCTATGTTCTCTACAAATTCTGTGTACTGATTCCATACTCCTATTGCAGTCTGTGATATTAAGATTCCATCCTTAAATCTGCAGAAGATCAACATCATCTCCTTTTTATCCCTTATTATGACTTTTATGAAGGGTATCTGAAAGGTTTTAACCTCGCAATCCAATTTTTTAAGATTTTCAGATATTTCCACTTCTTCTCCATCTGTGATACAGCAGGGTGCTGTGATTATTCTGGTCTGAACGCCTTTTTTTAAGGCTTTATTGAGGTGTTCTGTCAGGTTTTCAACTTCATCATGAAACATGAAGCCCGTTGCAATGTGCAGTGAATCCTTAGCACGGCCGATTATTTCCAGTTCTTTGGTTATAATTTTATCTGTACCATAAATCAGCCAGATATGTGGTGGTGATTTGGGTATCTGGTTGTCATAGATGGTTTTAATTTCTGATTCAGCTTCTTCAAGTTCCTCTTTAATTCTTGCCCTTGATTTTCCAAAAACATCTTGAGGTGGTACTATCGCATATTTTAAAGGCTTGCCCCTTTGTATTTCTATGAATCCCTTTTTTGCAAGGCTCCTGAGAACCTCATACACCTTTGATAGAGGCACCCCTGAAGTCTCACTGACTTCCAGAGCTGTGGCTGAAATAAAGGAAGCCAATGATAAGTACGCTTTGGATTCATAATCCGTAAGTCCCATTGTTTTAAGTGCATTTACAGTGCCTGGTTTTATTGGAATAAAAAATCCCTCCCTATTTTTTCATTTTATACTATTTTAGTTAAAAAACATTTAAATATTGCGGATAGGAACCTTAAACAAAAATACGTAAACCAATTAAATCCACGTAATACAATTATTTGAAGTTTAATTCATTTAAAATTAGTCTAGCGAACGCTATGAAAAAATTAGAGGCGATATAAATGAAAAATGGTAAAATTCGGACAAGAACGTATATTTTGATATCACTGATGTTAGTTCTGCCCTTGTTGGCCGCTCTGTATTCACCCTTTCTAATGGTGGAAGGAGTAAAAAGTGGCATAATTACATTGAGTTTTCTTGTTTTTGCAGTATGGTTAATCCTATCATTATTCATGGGTAGATCAGTATCATGTGGTTACACATGTCCCTATGGAGCATTACAAGAAATTTTAGGTGGATATACAAATAAAAAGCCCAGATCTCAAAGGGGAAGCAAAATAAGATATCCCTTTGCCGTGCTATTCATAATAATAGTTTCATATTCGATTTTAAAGATTGGAGGCTTGAAAGGATTTGATTTACTTGCCCCTAATGGCAATCCTAAATTAGTTATTTTAATACCCTTATTCATCCTAATAACAGGTATTTTATCCATAATCTTTGGAAGCAGAGCATTCTGTAAATATCTCTGTCCACAAGGAGTTTTCCTAACAATAGGGACTGAATTAGGTAGAAAAATTAAGATACCCTCTTTACATTTAAAAAATAATCACAACTGCTCAAATTGTGAATTATGTAATAAATCATGTCCTATGGGATTGGACGTGAATTACATGGTTAAAAATGACACAATGGATGATTTAAATTGTATACTATGTGGTGAATGCATAAAAAATTGTCCTAAAAATGCTATTAACTATTCCTTCAATATTGAGGATTGAATTAAAAAAATTCTAGGAACTGGGTGCATTTGAACGAGATATAAACCTGGATTAAAAGCTTAAAAAAATAGTTAGGTACCTTTGGAGTTGAATTTTAATGTTTGATGAGAGTTTTAACGATATTGGAGAATACCCTCTTTAACATTTTTTAGGACTGCAGCTGTCTTCTGCACATTTCATGTCAGAACAGTGCGTGATTGCAGGGTCTAAAAAACGTTGCAGGTCGTTCCAGAATTTATCTTGATGTATGCCCCTACCTTCCAGTATGACTTTATAAACTATGTTAATATTTAAGGCGCTCATGGTCATAACGTTGAGGTAAATGGACATCTCTACAGGGTCCACATCTTTTCTGATGGTTCCATCTTTCATGCCCTGAAGTATGGCTTCAACCATGAGTCTCCATATTCCAGTTGTCATATCTAAAATCTCTTTTGCATCTTCGTTATCACTCATCTGGAACCTTTCAGTACCTGCATAACGGTAAATACGAAAGTAATCGGGATAATCCTTGGCAAATTCAAAAAGACTTTGAATCATGGATCTTATCTTAGTGTAACCATCCACATCTAGATTGGAACATTTTACATACATATCATGCAATATCTGAACTCCTCGGAGATCAACAGCGAAAAATAGTGCTTCTTTATTCTTGAAATAATAGTAGAGTAATCCCTTGTTAACCTCTGCTTCATCTGCTATTTCGTCCATTGTAACGTTATCATAACCTCTTGCAAAGAAAAATTTCTCTGCAGCATTTATGATTTCATTACGCCTCTGTTCCCTCTCTCTCTGTTTTCTGGAAGTAGCCATATGATTCCCTTTGATAATTTTTATCTGTAATCCACATTTCTCTTTATTTTAACTACTTAAAATTAGTTTAGGAATATAATAAAGGTTCTGTCTTAAGAATTTAAGCAGGGTTCAAATAACCTATCAAATGCTTTCCCAGTACTAATTCTAGTTGATGCATATAGATTTTAAAGTATTAAAGATTGATAAGCTATAAAAAAACGTAAAAACGTTGAATTTAAATGAATTTTTATTTTATAATTTTTAAATTTGTATTATTCATCTGATTTTTTAATCCTATGAAAAAATTTATATAGTTTTAACTACAAGTTAAATTTTAACTCATAGTTAAAAAATTAACTATAGGTCAAGAAATGGAGATGAAAAAAATGGTAGATAAAAAAGCAGCTGCTGAAGGATGGCCAAAAATAGTTGGGGATTACGTTGTAGGAGATAAAGAAAGCCCAGTAGCAGTAATCACCCTTGGATCTCATATGGGAGATAGTCTCATTGAAGCTGGAGCCGGCATAACTGGTTCTCTACACACTGAAAACCTGGGTATTGAAAAAGTCGTTTCTAATGTTATTTCCAATCCTAACATAAGATTTCTGGTAGTTTGCGGTGCAGAGGTCCAGGGACACATCACAGGACAGACCATCAAATCCCTATATGAAAATGGTTTTGATGAAAAGAAACGAATAGTGGGTTCCATTGGTGCAATACCCTACCTTGATAACCTCACTGAAGAGGCCATTGAAAGGTTCAGAAAACAGGTTCAACTAATAGACCTAGTGGACGTAGAAGACTATGAAACCATTCATTCCAAAATTAAGGAGTGTATAATCAATGATGCAGGAGCATACGAGGAAGAAACAGATATCATCCCAATACCAAAACAGAAAGATCCAAACCTAGCAACGGAAAATGCCTAAAAATATTTATTTTTTTTAAATTTTTATAGAAGTGAGTCCCATTATTAATTAATTTACTGTGCCTGACTTTTTTTAGAAAATAAGAGATCCCCCTTGTTTTTTCATTTTATACAATTTTAGTGAAAAAACCTTTAAATACTGTGAACATCGAATGGATATCAAGACAAGGATATTTAGAAGAAAGCCCAATGCATGTAAATACGTCCTAAGGACTTTTTTTAACAATAGGAACCCTATTAATACAAAAATAAAATATATTCATGTTGGTTAGCATGGACTGATTAATAAAATTGTAGGTGATGAAAGATGAAAGTAATTGAAATAGCCAATGTTGAATCCTCTCCAAATCCACATGGAGTGGATGCACGTAAAATATACGATACAGAAAATGCAGTGGCAGTGCACATGACCATAAAGCCAGGTGAATCTCTAAAAAAGCATGTAACTCCTGTAGACGTATTTTTCTATGTTCTGGAGGGTGAGGGTGTAGTTGAAATTGGAGACGAAAGGGAAACAGTCCAAAAAGATTCTCTCATTGACAGCCCTGCTAAAATACCCCATACATGGTACAACGAAGGGGATGCAGACCTTCGAATATTGATAGTAAAGGTTCCAAGACCCCAAAAATCTACAAAAGTTATATAAAAAAAGATGGAGGTTTACCAATTGATGAAAGAAACTCCTGAAGATAAAGCATTTGAACAAGAATTGAAAGGTAAAATGGGCTGGAAATGTTCCTGTTCACTGGATATAGTAGATAAAGAATCCTCACTGAAACAAGTAACATGCAAAAGTTGTGGAAAAGTATTTAAAACTAATAGGAACACAGAATACTGCTTCAAATGTGAAAGAAAAGGTTAGTGAAGTATACTACCAAAAAATTAGTCTGTAAATGGTTTTTATACAAGGGCTTGGGTAAAATGTATATGTTTCATATGACATATTTTTATCTACAAATGTGTTATAGATTTCTAATATTTTAAATCTGAAAAAAACTCAAAAAAACTTGATTTAAAGAAGGAAAGAATCACAAATTTTTTTTATTTAACCATATTAATGCCCTTAAATTTTTTAAAAAAGATTTAAAAAAAAGATTTTGTTGGGAATATGGATTGAAGGAGGTAAAACATGAAGAGATATGTTTGTTTGGTTTGTGATTATATTTACGACCCTGAGGAAGGCGATCCTGTTGGTGGTATTGAACCCGGGACATCCTTTGAGGATCTGCCAGATGAATGGCTCTGTCCTATCTGCGGGGTTGGAAAAGACCAATTTGAAGAAGTTTAATAAGGAGGTTGTATGAATGGTTGAAAAATTGGATATGTTCTGTTATCAGTGTTCTCAAACTGCTGGGGAGACTGGTTGTACTGTTAGGGGTGTTTGTGGTAAGGAGCCTACGGTTGCAAGGCTTCAGGATAATCTACTTTTTGCAATCAAGGGTATTTCTGCCTATTTGTACCATGCTAGGGAACTGGGATACACAGATCCTGAGGTTGATGCGTTTCTTGAGAGGGGGTTCTACTCAACACTCACCAACGTGAACTTCGATGCTGCGGAGTTTGTTAATCTGGCGCTTGAAGCAGGTGCGATGAACATAAAAACCATGAATCTTCTGAAGAAGGCACATATAGAAACCTACGGCGAACCGGTACCTACTGAGGTTAAGGTTGGCTCTGTTAAGGGACCAGGGATCATAGCAACTGGACACAGTATGAAGGCTCTGGCTGAGCTTCTTAAACAGACTGAGGGTACTGGTGTGAATGTTTACACCCATTCTGAGCTTCTCCCAGCCCACGGGTACCCAGGGTTACATAAGTATGAACACTTGGTGGGTCAGATCGGAGGGCCCTGGTTCGACCAGAAAAAAACCTTCAGTAAATACTCCGCTGCAATACTTGGAACATCTAACTGTGTTCTTTTACCTTTGGATGATTACAAGGACAGGATTTTCACGTCTGGTGTTGCTCAGTTGCCTGGTGTTCAGCACATTGAGGACTATGACTTCACACCTGTGATTGAGAAGGCAAAATCTTTACCTGAACTTGAGGATGAACCTAGGGGTACTGTTTTAACCACAGGTTTCGGATTGTCCACTGTTCTATCGCTGGCTGGTAAGATCAAGGAGCTTGTTGAGGCTGGTAAGATCAGACACTTTTTCGTTGTAGGTGGCTGTGACTCTCCTAAGCCTCAGGCTAAGTACTACACAGAATTCGTTGAAAAACTGCCTCAAGACACCGTTGTACTCACCCTGGCCTGTGGAAAGTACAGGTTCAACGATATGAATCTTGGTGATATTGAGGGTGTTCCAAGACTCATAGATTTGGGTCAGTGTAACGATGCCGGTGTCGGTATCGAGATCGTAGCAGCACTGTCCGACTTATTCGGCATGGAAATAAATGATCTGCCCCTGACTTTTGTGTTGAGCTGGATGGAACAGAAGGCAGCAGCCATACTCTGGAGCCTCCTCTACCTGGACATCAAGGACATGTACATCGGACCAATAATACCCGGATGGGTTAACGAAGACATACTCAATGTGCTTGTAGAAAACTACAACCTTACACCAATAGGAAACCCAGAAGAAGACATCAAAAAAATGTTGGGTTAATACATCATTTTTTATGCCCAATAGAAATGGAATTATATACAAAACATAGGGTAATTACGCTTTGATACGTTAATTACCCTTATATTTTTATATAAGAGTAAATTGAGGTTAATCTTCCTTTTTTTAAATATTTTTAGGATTTAAATTCCAAATTCCAATAAGCCTTAACAGTTTCATCCTCCATTTCAGGAAAATCAGAGGCTATAAAGTTCTTTAAATTTTGCATCTTCTAAATTTTGGAATTACTTCTAAATCTTTGAATTAAAATTGATTTAACGACTTTTTTTAAACACATGTTTTTAATCTATTATTCCCTCAACTACGGTATTATCCACAGCTACAACGTAAAAAAATCGAGTTGGAGGCTTGAAAATATTTTATTTCAACCAAAATCTTTATATGATGGTAATGACCATGAGTTATATAACTGACCGTAGGGTCATAGTTGAGATTAAAAGTCATGAATATGATCTTCAGTCATTATCGGTATAGGTGAAATCGTATGTCACTTGCAAAATGGAAGGAAAGAGAAAGAGAACAGCGTCAAAATGATATCATTGATGCTGCTAGAAAATTATTCGCGGATAAAGACTTTGATGAAGTTTCAATGAATGAAATAGCAGGGGAGGTTGGGCTTGGCAAGAGTACGCTTTACCTTTATTTTAAAAATAAAGAATCATTGTACTTTGCAGTGGTCTTACGTGGTACTCGAATTTGGGCTGAAATGGTTAAAGAAGAGGTTAAAAAAGGAAATAGTGGCTTTGAGAAGTTAATATTGTATGGAAATGCAAATAGGGAATTTTCTAATGAATATCAAGATTATTTCAGGCTGCTCTACTCACCAACATCCATAAAAAAACAATTTGATATGGATAAAATGACGAGTAGTGGAGAGTTCCAGGAAGTAAGGGAGTTATTCAAAGAAATAATGTTCATAGGAATAGATTCCATAGAAAAAGGTAGAGATGAGGGTGAAATCAGGTTGGATGTGGATCCTACAGAAGCAGCCATTCTCCTATCAGTGATATACAATGGTAAGGTGAACATGGGGGACTGGGCTAAAGAGCTACTGGAAAGCCGGGGAATTGATGAAGAGAAATTTGGTAAGGATATAGGAGATTTTTTTCTTCATATGTTAAAGAAATAGGGATATCACAGGCATATTTATGTATTAAAGGATTGACTAAATGGGAGTTTCGGGTAAAGAGGTGTTAACATGGATAGTGATGGGTTAGGACAGAAATTAAATGATCTTCTAAAATTGGAAAATGAACCAGTAGCAATAAAATGGTCTGTGAAAGAGCCAAAAAACGTTGAAAAGGAAGAAGGAAAATCAAGATTCTGTAATAAGCTTGTAAAGGCCATGCATGGTGAAAGTTTCTATGCAACTCTGGAAGAGGAGGAATGTATGGGTGGTGCAAGATATTCTGGACTTAAGGATATGCAGGAATTCCCTGCAAATGTACAAAGCGGTGCATTCATGGTTCCAAAGGGTTTATACAAGAACATTCCTGCAGTGCAGCGTTCAAGGCAAAATGAAACCTACATAAACCCTGGAATTTTCACTGCAATCCTTTTCTCTCCTTTAAAAAAGGCAGAATTTGAACCAGATGTGATATTCATACTCTGCAATGCCCAACAGGGAATGGAAATAATTCATGCAAATGCATATGATTCAGGAAAACATGGGCAGGGCGCTGATGCAGTTCCTGTATGCAGTTCCATGGCTGCAACTCCCTACATGACTGGAAAAGTCACTTATGGATTTGGAGATGTGGCATCAAGGCAGAGTATGGATATCAGTCCAGAAGAAATTATGGTAAGTATTCCTGCAAATGATTTGCCACGTATAATTTCTAACTTGAGAGAGATGCGAACTAAAATGTTCTTTAAGGAAGAATAATTTTTAAAAACCGTCAAATCTTTTTTGAAGGTCATGTGATTAAAAAAAAGCGTTTAAACCCCTCATTTATGGCTAAAATCTATTTAAGAATGATATATGTAAAAATAAGGCAAAATGATACTATGAATTATGAAAGCCATTATAACTCTGCTGAAAATAAAACAATCATGATCCTGATGGGATTAATGGTTGGACTCCTTGTAGCTGCCTTTGATTATTCAATCATGGCAACAGCCATGCCCAAAGTTATTAACAGTCTGCAGGGGATGGAATATTATGTATGGCCTTTCACAGTTTATATGCTAACTTCAACCATTTCTATAATCCTTTTTGGTAAATTATCAGATATTTACGGTAGAAAACATGTTTTAATCCTTGGGATTATCATATTTGTTGTAACTTCAGTTATGTGCGGTTTTGCAACCAACATGTTTGAACTGATATTATTTAGAGGACTTCAGGGAATTGGGGGTGGAATTTTATTATCCCTCCCCTTCATTGTGGTTGGAGAAATCTTTTCCCCAAGGGAAAGGGCCAGATACATGGGGATACTTGCATCGGTATTTGGACTTGCAGATGTCTTGGGGCCCATTCTAGGCGGTGTAATTACCGATACGTTAGGTTGGAGATGGGTTTTCTTTGTAAATGTTCCAGTTGGGATTGCTGCTGTAACCCTGATTTTTCATTCCCTTCCAAACTTTAAATTGCCAGATGTTAAAAAAGTCATTGATTACCCTGGAATCCTTACCTTCACATTAACCCTAAGTGCACTGTTTCTGGGATTAACACTTGCAGGCGATCTAAATAGATACTCATTAACGGAGATAGGCGGATTTCTCATATTTTCAGGATTCATGTTCACCCTCTTTATCTTGGCTGAGAAAAAAGCTGTGGAACCTATTTTCCCATTACACCTCTTCAAAAATTCAATATTCACTGTATCTGCTGTAGAAAGCTTTTTAGCAAGTGCATTAATGTTTTGTGGGATAATCTACGTTCCATTATTTGCTCAGGGTGTTTTAGGCATGAGTGCTACAAATTCAGGTATTCTAATGATTCCCATGCTTTTTAGCCTTACAATGACCTCAGTAATAACAGGACAGATCATATCCAGGGTTGGAAAATATAAAAAGCTTGTCGTTGTTGAATTTATCATAACTGGAATAGGGGTTGTGCTCCTTGCTACAATGAATGTGAATACACCTTATTCTCTCTTGGTAGCATATTCAACAGTTCTGGGTATTGGTTCAGGAATGGCCTATACCATATTCAATGTTGCAGTGCAGAATGCATTTACGCTGCGAGAAATAGGTATTGTAACAGCTTCTGTGCGATTTTTCAGAAATATAGGTACCATTGTATTCGTTCCAGTATTCGGGTACATAATGAATTTCACTTTAGGAAGTTCAGCTGGGGTTACTGCAAGTTATACTCAAGCTTTAGCACTTTCTATCCAGAATATTTTCCTTATAGCAATAGTACTGGCATTTGCAGGATTGATCGTTGCATTTTTCCTCAAAGAACTACCTTTGGGTGAAAATGCACCTACTAACTCATGATACAATTAAAATTTTAACTGGAGATGGATGAAATGATTAAAGTGGCTGTAACAGGTGCAAATGGAAGAATAGGTTCTAAAATAATTAAAGCCATACTTAAAGAGGAAGATATTGAAGTTGTGGCAGCTATAGGATCACCAAATACTACACTTGAAGGAAAAGATGTAGGTGAGGTAATAGGTGTAGGAAAGATGGGTGTTCCAGTAAATGGTGCACAAAAACTTGCTGAGGTTTTAAAGAGAAATAAAGTAGATGTTCTAGTTGATTTTACTGTAGCAGATGCTGCTGTGAATACCATCAAAATTTCAGCAGAATGTGGTGTTGATGTGGTGGTAGGTACCACAGGATTTTCAGAAGAACAATTAAGTGAAATTAAAGAGTCCATAGAAAAAAATAAGATAAAAGCAGTTATCTCTCCCAGCATGGCTGTGGGAGTTAATGTTTTCTTTAAAGTCATTAGAGACCTTGCAAAAATACTGAATGATTATGATATGGAAATAATAGAAGCTCATCACAAAAATAAAGTGGATGCACCTTCAGGAACAGCCCTTAAAACCTATGAAATTATAGCCGATGAACTGGGAAGAAATAAAGATGAATCTGGTGTCTATGATAGACAGGGAATGGTAGGTGCACGAACTTCTGAAGAAATAGGAGTACATGCAGTTCGGGGCGGAGATATTGTTGGAGATCATACTGTACTCTTTGCAGGTGATGGTGAAAGGTTAGAAATTATCCACAGAGCACACAGCAGACAGTCATTCGTAAAGGGTGTGATTAAAGCGTTACGTTATGTTTTGGAAGCTCCTGAAGGAAAAATTAGTGATATGGCTGATGTTCTTGGTATAAAATAAAAAGATGAAACTTATTTTTTTATCTAAATACATTATAAAGCATCTGAAATTCAAGAAGATGAATGGAGTAGTTTCTTAGTACTCCTAAAAATTCCTAAAAATTATTTTATATTCATACAATCCCTTAGATATTGTTTGGACTCATCTCTTCGTTTAGGATATTGATTCTTACCAATTTTTCCACTTAGCACAGGGTAATTACTTAAAGGTTAGAAAAATTACTTTAATTCATGTCTTAAATAATGATTTGTTTATGGTGTTATAGATCTTTGAGAAATTTTAATAGAAGAAAATGATGATCATAAAAAAAATGAGGATTATAAAATGAATGACATGAAAATTAGAGGGAGATACAAATAATGGACTTTTTTACACATTTTCTCGTTCCATATATCATTTTATTTGCTATTAAGAGCAAAAACAAACTTGAAGGGGCATTTGGTGGTATTTCACTTGACCTTGATACCATCTTCATAGCATGGATAGGATTTTTAGTTCCATATCTCTTTGTCTTTTCACACAGGGGAATTACACATTCTTTTATCTTTGCTGCAATTACCTCTACACTGTTTTTGTATGTGATATCCAGACGGAGTATAAACGGATTCATAGGAAAAATAATAAAACGAGACATATCAGTTGAATTCACTTTAAAAACCGTTGGAATAGCATATTTTGGTGCTCTTACCCACTTGTTCCTGGATTTCTTAACTTCAAAGGGCGTACCCCTTTTATACCCCTTCACACTTCAAAGATTCAGCGCTGAAATATACTACTACATCGACGTTACAACAGCAGTTATCGCCCTTGCTGTTCTGTTGATCCTCTATTTAAGAATGGATATGAAATACAAGAAAGCTGCAATGGTAATTTTTATGATAATCCTGGTGTCATTTGGAGGTATTAGAGCCTATGAGAAGAATGCTGCCCTTGCTGAAAACCCTGTAAGTGAAAACCTCGTTTATTCTGCAGCTTATCCTACAGCGGACATGTTTACATGGACCGTGGTTCAAAGTGACAGTTCAAACAGCACATATTATTCCTTCAACTACAATACACTGAATAAAGAAAAATCAGATGTTAAAAGGGTTCAAAGTCTAACTGTGCATGGAGGCACGGTTCAATCTGCTCAAGAAGCCATTGATAAAGCAGATGAACTGCCAGCAATT is part of the Methanobacterium aggregans genome and harbors:
- a CDS encoding DUF169 domain-containing protein, which produces MDSDGLGQKLNDLLKLENEPVAIKWSVKEPKNVEKEEGKSRFCNKLVKAMHGESFYATLEEEECMGGARYSGLKDMQEFPANVQSGAFMVPKGLYKNIPAVQRSRQNETYINPGIFTAILFSPLKKAEFEPDVIFILCNAQQGMEIIHANAYDSGKHGQGADAVPVCSSMAATPYMTGKVTYGFGDVASRQSMDISPEEIMVSIPANDLPRIISNLREMRTKMFFKEE
- the dapB gene encoding 4-hydroxy-tetrahydrodipicolinate reductase, whose protein sequence is MIKVAVTGANGRIGSKIIKAILKEEDIEVVAAIGSPNTTLEGKDVGEVIGVGKMGVPVNGAQKLAEVLKRNKVDVLVDFTVADAAVNTIKISAECGVDVVVGTTGFSEEQLSEIKESIEKNKIKAVISPSMAVGVNVFFKVIRDLAKILNDYDMEIIEAHHKNKVDAPSGTALKTYEIIADELGRNKDESGVYDRQGMVGARTSEEIGVHAVRGGDIVGDHTVLFAGDGERLEIIHRAHSRQSFVKGVIKALRYVLEAPEGKISDMADVLGIK
- a CDS encoding metal-dependent hydrolase gives rise to the protein MDFFTHFLVPYIILFAIKSKNKLEGAFGGISLDLDTIFIAWIGFLVPYLFVFSHRGITHSFIFAAITSTLFLYVISRRSINGFIGKIIKRDISVEFTLKTVGIAYFGALTHLFLDFLTSKGVPLLYPFTLQRFSAEIYYYIDVTTAVIALAVLLILYLRMDMKYKKAAMVIFMIILVSFGGIRAYEKNAALAENPVSENLVYSAAYPTADMFTWTVVQSDSSNSTYYSFNYNTLNKEKSDVKRVQSLTVHGGTVQSAQEAIDKADELPAIQNFRWDAYDPCINASYNGKEWKLTYFDVTDDGYRSNNITVTV
- a CDS encoding MDR family MFS transporter — protein: MNYESHYNSAENKTIMILMGLMVGLLVAAFDYSIMATAMPKVINSLQGMEYYVWPFTVYMLTSTISIILFGKLSDIYGRKHVLILGIIIFVVTSVMCGFATNMFELILFRGLQGIGGGILLSLPFIVVGEIFSPRERARYMGILASVFGLADVLGPILGGVITDTLGWRWVFFVNVPVGIAAVTLIFHSLPNFKLPDVKKVIDYPGILTFTLTLSALFLGLTLAGDLNRYSLTEIGGFLIFSGFMFTLFILAEKKAVEPIFPLHLFKNSIFTVSAVESFLASALMFCGIIYVPLFAQGVLGMSATNSGILMIPMLFSLTMTSVITGQIISRVGKYKKLVVVEFIITGIGVVLLATMNVNTPYSLLVAYSTVLGIGSGMAYTIFNVAVQNAFTLREIGIVTASVRFFRNIGTIVFVPVFGYIMNFTLGSSAGVTASYTQALALSIQNIFLIAIVLAFAGLIVAFFLKELPLGENAPTNS
- a CDS encoding TetR/AcrR family transcriptional regulator, coding for MSLAKWKEREREQRQNDIIDAARKLFADKDFDEVSMNEIAGEVGLGKSTLYLYFKNKESLYFAVVLRGTRIWAEMVKEEVKKGNSGFEKLILYGNANREFSNEYQDYFRLLYSPTSIKKQFDMDKMTSSGEFQEVRELFKEIMFIGIDSIEKGRDEGEIRLDVDPTEAAILLSVIYNGKVNMGDWAKELLESRGIDEEKFGKDIGDFFLHMLKK